In one Lolium rigidum isolate FL_2022 chromosome 3, APGP_CSIRO_Lrig_0.1, whole genome shotgun sequence genomic region, the following are encoded:
- the LOC124701574 gene encoding tRNA-specific 2-thiouridylase MnmA-like, translating to MLRVVSTLRPLLRSPLLPGPKPLPRPRRLPRPFRALSSSAPLVASPPSAPGVDGITEEHLVRCAAAGREPLRVAVLLSGGVDSSVALRLLHAAGHSCTAFYLKIWFQEDFRNFWSECPWDDDLKYAQAVCDKIDVPLEVVHLSDEYWNHVVSHIINEYRNGRTPNPDVLCNTRIKFGAFLEAIENLGFDYIASGHYAHVVHPSVQDVESSSELQLSKDKVKDQTYFLSHLSQPQLRRLLFPLGCITKDEVRSLAAQMDLPNQSRKDSQGICFLGKVKFSEFVERHIGEMEGVLIEAETGDYLGTHRGFWFYTIGQRQGLRLPGGPWYVVEKDVKNNVVFVSRNYYSLDKRRRIFRVGSLNWFGNSGPTDNEQLRCKVRHSPEFHNCTVTNEQSVGNGDVLTVHLSEDDQGLAAGQFAAFYRDGTCLGSGIILDSWDEMSFPVCAKALETARMEDKSKLGKPVRIVNLEHIVKPEPEPVKVA from the exons atGCTGCGCGTCGTATCCACCCTCCGCCCGCTCCTCCGGAGTCCCCTCCTCCCGGGCCCTAAACCTCTCCCCCGTCCCCGCCGGCTGCCGCGGCCGTTCCGCGCCCTCTCTTCCTCAGCACCGCTCGTGGCCTCACCGCCCAGCGCGCCCGGGGTGGATGGGATCACCGAAGAGCACCTCGTGCGGTGCGCGGCCGCAGGGAGGGAGCCGCTGCGGGTGGCCGTGCTGCTGAGCGGCGGGGTCGACAGCAgcgtcgcgctccgcctcctccacgccgcggGGCACAGCTGCACCGCTTTCTACCTCAAGATCTGGTTCCAG GAAGATTTCAGGAACTTTTGGTCCGAGTGCCCGTGGGATGACGATCTGAAGTATGCGCAAGCTGTGTGTGACAAG ATTGATGTGCCATTGGAAGTGGTACATCTCTCTGATGAGTATTGGAACCATGTG GTGTCTCATATTATAAACGAGTACCGCAACGGGCGTACTCCGAATCCTGACGTTCTTTGTAACACGAGAATAAAGTTTG GAGCTTTCTTAGAAGCAATTGAAAACTTGGGATTTGATTACATAGCTTCTGGACATTATGCACATGTAGTCCATCCATCTGTTCAGGATGTTGAAAGTTCATCAGAGCTCCAACTTTCGAAAGACAAG GTCAAGGATCAAACTTATTTCCTCTCACATCTCTCTCAGCCTCAGCTTAGAAGGCTTCTTTTTCCATTGGGTTGTATAACAAAG GATGAAGTGCGCAGTCTGGCTGCTCAGATGGACCTTCCTAACCAAAGTAGAAAGGATTCCCAGGGGATATGTTTTCTTGGAAAG GTCAAATTTAGCGAGTTTGTTGAAAGACATATAGGAGAAATGGAGGGTGTACTTATTGAAGCTGAAACTGGAGACTACCTAGGGACACACCGGGGTTTTTGGTTCTATACAATTGGTCAGAGACAAGGCCTGCGCCTTCCTGGAGGACCTTG GTATGTGGTTGAGAAGGATGTGAAAAATAATGTGGTTTTTGTATCGAGAAATTATTATTCACTCGATAAGAGGAGGAGAATATTTCGTGTTGGATCGCTAAACTGGTTTGGCAATTCTGGGCCAACAGACAATGAACAACTAAGATGCAAG GTGCGGCATAGTCCTGAATTTCATAATTGCACCGTCACAAACGAGCAAAGTGTAGGAAACGGAGATGTTCTGACAGTGCATCTGTCTGAAGACGATCAAGGTTTAGCAGCTGGTCAGTTTGCAGCATTCTACCGTGACGGCACATGCCTAGGGTCAGGCATAATCTTGGATTCTTGGGATGAGATGAGCTTCCCTGTCTGCGCAAAGGCATTAGAAACCGCTAGGATGGAGGACAAGTCCAAGCTGGGGAAGCCTGTAAGGATTGTGAACTTGGAACATATAGTGAAGCCAGAGCCGGAGCCGGTCAAGGTCGCTTGA
- the LOC124699062 gene encoding uncharacterized protein LOC124699062 produces MLQLLMAMAFSAAPLTLYVPPVRSLSLFVETMETLCRECAPYSHGAVARIRLGLSRIFAGLARALR; encoded by the coding sequence ATGCTGCAGCTGCTGATGGCGATGGCCTTCTCGGCGGCGCCGCTCACGCTCTACGTGCCGCCGGTGCGGAGCCTCAGCCTCTTCGTCGAGACCATGGAGACGCTCTGCCGGGAGTGCGCGCCCTACTCCCACGGCGCCGTCGCCCGCATCCGCCTCGGCCTCTCCCGCATCTTCGCCGGCCTCGCCCGCGCCCTGCGCTAA